The window CCGCATAAaattctcaaacacgtaagcctaattcggcaccacgaaacctaaatttccttagcaaaacttTTCCGGGGTCATTACACATCAGTCAACATCCGGtgaaccttttcaacttaagtactaaaccttggaactaagtgttccaaatcattccaaaaccttaccggacccgaaccaattacccccggcaagttaaataacaaccgtaaagcataatttgagcagtaaatggggagacacagttgtaatactcgaaacgaccggccgggtcgttacaccatatAGCTTATTTGTCTACCAATGCTAATACTATCCATAGtcaccccttttgagcctgtagacctgttctttggcaaccacattacaagccgaatCCCCTttgttgttaataaaatcttgtTAAACCTTGACCTCCGAAAGCACTTAAGTAGCTACAAGAGTAAAGAAACAGATTGGGTAGCTTTTGGGTGGAACCATAAAAAGGCCGACAAGGTGCACTTTTGTATAAACAAAAAAAGGTACTAGCCGAAAATACCAAATTAAGGagagtgaaaaaaaaaagaataactggaaaaaaaagaaaaaaaataacacCTCCATATCTCTAAAATAAACTCACTTATTTGTtaaattcttacttggtttaaaaattgtaaGCTTAcgttattaaaaataaattgatcgtgcacattttatgtattgatatatttggcatgggagttgtccgtgcggttgtgatagagatatatTTGGCACgggagttatccgtgcggttgagaatatgaaagggaggctgagacccgtatttttgaatatgatataagatatttaattgaaaggatttTCTTCCAAAGAGTTTTATTCGAAAATCTAGTAGATGAAaggtgtatattttgaaggatttgattaatTGATTGTGATTGTGTTCATTGTTCGTTTGGGCAATATTTATAGTGTTCTTGCTATCTTGCTGTTTACATCAGTAGTTGATTAttattgctatcactgctattattttttattatttttgtatactatattacataagttattagactagtgagtgtctgtacctcgtcactactccaccaaggttagtcttgatacttactaggtatcgactgtggtgtactgatactacacttctatatatttttgtgcagagccaggtaaatTTGGAGTTAGTTGACCGTTAGCTAGCtgtacggatcttgctgtggagactgaAGGTAAACCTGTTGGTGCGTtagcaggcttcagagtcaccttctaatattgtacttgcactgttttatGTCTACTTCAAAACAACTGTATTTGtaggctttctagtaactcagtagagcttatgacttgtactaccggttttgggattgtaagtattgtatagagatttctaCTTCGCATTTGTCAGTCgttaattaatattgttattatttcagtaaatgttagACTTACCGTGTCCctaatactaggtgccatcacgacatcctacggagggagatttgggtcgtgacagtttcgtAGCACAAGAATGGGGAGGAAATAATGAAGTTGACATGGTCACAAGTTCAAGTTTGTGTAGGTTTTCTATACAAGAAGCTGATTTTGGTTGGAGAAAACCATGTTTAATGCATTTTGGTTCAAGGCATAATCAGTATTGTTGGTTGTATGATGCAGAATGTGGCAATGGGAATTGTGTGCAGGTGGATTTGAAGGAAAATAACATGCACTTATTTAAATGTGACAGCGATATCAAGGCTTTCTTTAAGTTTTAGGTTCTTATAAGTGTTTGGGGCATTGAATTTTGAATATCAAATcctaaaaacaaaaaataaaaataaaattggggCTTTTTTGATTGAAACCTTTTGTACCATCTATTTATTTTGTGTGCAAAGGACAAAAGTACAATAGCTTGTTCTTAGTAGACTAAGGGGTTTTAGGTCCAAAGTTGTATACTACTGATATGGTCTCTTTGTAAGCTGGTCAGGAGATCTTAATCTTTGTACGTGATATAGGATTTGAATTTTGGAATAAGAATTGGAATACTCGTAACCTCCTAACaacttattttaattttataaacttCTTTTTTCATCTCAATACCTCTTTGGCCGAACAATAATAAAAAGATTTCACAACATAATTGTTTTCAATAGACCATCCCTCAAGAAAAGCATTTTCAAAAGCAgtttaaaaaagaaaacaaatacgAGTAAAAAGttgtggtgaaaatactgtaaaaaagaaaagaaaaagtagaAAAAGTAGTAAAGATACCCAAATAAaagaaacaacaataataaatttgAAGAATAAAACAGTAATAGGATAATAATAATGATACTGACAAGCACAAGGTTGAGCAAATAAGGTGCTCTAAACTCTAACCAAGTTTTCCCACGGAAAGATAAATCGCTCCACTGCCTACTAACCCTCAATCGTAACCCACAAAATAATTgacgaaaataatattttttttattaagaaCCAAATTCACGTCCTCCTGGATCAACAAATCACCTATAGAAGCTTTAACAAGAACCTAAATCTTGGTAAAAGCAAGGAAATCTTGGTCACGTTCAATGAAGTCCATGTAATTTTCcttcaaatccatttgcacaGCAATACTAGTGCCACATTGTGTAGAATACAACCAAAACACTTGATTATGTCTTGATCCAAAATGCATTAAACTTGGATTCCCCCATCCAAAATCAGCTTCTTGCATATGAAATCTGCACAAACTCGAGCACGTAAATTCCTCAAAATCATCGTTAGCTCCCCATTCTTGTCCTCGATAACTTTCGTTATATAAATTAGCCACCATGTCAACAACATCGTCAGCTGAAGCTACgtcacaataattaataattttctgCACTTTCTCTCTAATCAATATTATAAAGTCTTGCAACGCTATATCAGTCACTTTTGGTTCAAATGTTATTGGAATTTCAATTATGAAATTCCCAAAAGGGCTATATGCTTCAGGATATTTAAGCTTACCGCGTAAATTCAATGGAAATGACATTAATGATGGCTTCCATTTCCCTGATATTGCCTGTGAAGCGCGAAGCAGAGCCTTCCATAAAATTGCTGTGATCATCTCAACTCGtgaaggtttaaagcttaaaacACCTGAATTGTTACAATTTGTTAATTTGTCTCTGAGTTTTAATAAAGAGACTTCATCTATAACAAACTTTTTGGCCACCAATTTAGTGTCTAGACGTTTTCCTGGGAAAATAGCAGATGGCTTAAACATCTTGGATATATCTGTTGGTCCAAAAATATTAACCAAATAAAAGCTCATGAAATTGATGTTTTCAGCTGGAATTCCCAATTTACACACTTTTGACCACTTGTAAATGAACATAAAACTCGTCCATCCATCGATAGCAGGGTGTGCAGTGCTCATAGATAACGCGAATCCACCACATTGAAAAATTGTAATTTGCACAACCATAAGTGGTATGGTAAACAAATTAGTCGCGTCCACGTTCTTAATTCTTTGTGGCCAAAAATGCAATGGAAGGTCGAAATTAGTACGTGTTTGTTGGAGAAAATCATCCATTTGACAATTGACGTTGGCTTTTATGAATGTTATACCTTGATCTTGACAATTGATTGAACGTTTACTTTCAGAAAATCTACCAGCAGCTGGATAAACGTGAGTC is drawn from Nicotiana tomentosiformis chromosome 12, ASM39032v3, whole genome shotgun sequence and contains these coding sequences:
- the LOC117274724 gene encoding salutaridinol 7-O-acetyltransferase-like, with the protein product MGSLCVNLSDQIQVEIISKKLIKPSSPTPNHLQNFKLSFFDQIAEKTHMTLVLFYPHNPINSSYTLNYMVQQLEESLSRILTHVYPAAGRFSESKRSINCQDQGITFIKANVNCQMDDFLQQTRTNFDLPLHFWPQRIKNVDATNLFTIPLMVVQITIFQCGGFALSMSTAHPAIDGWTSFMFIYKWSKVCKLGIPAENINFMSFYLVNIFGPTDISKMFKPSAIFPGKRLDTKLVAKKFVIDEVSLLKLRDKLTNCNNSGVLSFKPSRVEMITAILWKALLRASQAISGKWKPSLMSFPLNLRDFICKKLILDGGIQV